Proteins encoded by one window of Cupriavidus sp. EM10:
- a CDS encoding glutamate/aspartate ABC transporter substrate-binding protein: MNVAKLAGLMIAAGMLCASAQAAEPLTGTLQKIKDTGVITLGVRDSSIPFNYNLGGVRQVGYSYDINMKIVEAIKDQLKLPNLQVKEIPITSQNRITLLQNGTIDIECGSTTNNLERQKQASFTTSIFIIGTRIMVKKDGGIKDWADLKGKNVVTTAGTTSERLLRKMNDDQKLGMNIISTKDHGQSFLTLESGRAVAFMMDDALLYGERAKAKNPNDWIVVGKPQSRESYGCMIRKDDAPFKKLSDNVITGLMKDGQVNAMYTKWFQQPVPPKGLNLDFPLSDDMKALFKNPNDKALD; the protein is encoded by the coding sequence ATGAATGTTGCCAAGTTGGCTGGCCTGATGATTGCGGCAGGCATGCTATGCGCGAGCGCACAGGCAGCCGAGCCGCTGACGGGTACGCTGCAGAAGATCAAGGATACGGGTGTCATCACGCTGGGTGTGCGGGACTCTTCGATTCCGTTCAACTACAACCTGGGCGGTGTGCGCCAGGTAGGCTATTCCTACGATATCAACATGAAGATCGTGGAAGCCATCAAGGACCAGCTGAAGCTGCCGAACCTGCAGGTCAAGGAAATCCCGATCACCTCGCAGAACCGCATCACGCTGCTGCAGAACGGCACGATCGACATCGAGTGCGGCTCGACGACGAACAACCTCGAGCGCCAGAAGCAGGCATCGTTCACCACCAGCATCTTCATCATCGGCACGCGCATCATGGTGAAGAAGGACGGCGGCATCAAGGACTGGGCCGACCTGAAGGGCAAGAACGTGGTGACCACGGCCGGTACGACGTCGGAGCGCCTGCTGCGCAAGATGAACGACGACCAGAAGCTGGGCATGAACATCATCAGCACCAAGGACCATGGCCAGTCGTTCCTGACGCTGGAATCGGGCCGTGCCGTGGCGTTCATGATGGACGACGCGCTGCTCTACGGCGAGCGCGCCAAGGCCAAGAACCCGAACGACTGGATCGTGGTGGGCAAGCCCCAGTCGCGTGAATCGTACGGCTGCATGATCCGCAAGGACGACGCCCCGTTCAAGAAGCTGTCCGACAACGTGATCACCGGCCTGATGAAGGACGGACAGGTCAACGCGATGTACACCAAGTGGTTCCAGCAACCGGTGCCGCCGAAGGGCCTGAACCTGGACTTCCCGCTGTCCGACGACATGAAGGCGCTCTTCAAGAACCCGAACGACAAGGCACTCGACTGA
- a CDS encoding LysR family transcriptional regulator, with protein sequence MEIKWLEDFVSLAETHSFSRSAELRHVTQPAFSRRIQSLEAWVGTELIDRSSYPTSLTDAGKVFYEQALAMLAQVSETRALMRGQRSANAQVLEFAVPHTLSLTFFPEWLKGVERKLGTLPCRLRALNVHDAVLMLVEGGCDLVMVYHHPRQAIQLDPAHYDMLVLGTERLSPYSVPDATGRPLFRLPGTDKKPVPFLSYTPNAFLGRMVDMLLAESADSLKLDKCYETDMAEALKVMALAGHGMAFLPESAVREDVAAGRLVRAEAARGLPQSIDMEIRLYRERPGENGERRGSQLRRKRQLVDKVWAALVAPSTPG encoded by the coding sequence ATGGAAATCAAATGGCTTGAAGACTTCGTCAGCCTGGCCGAGACGCACAGCTTCTCGCGCTCGGCCGAACTGCGGCACGTCACGCAACCGGCGTTCTCGCGGCGCATCCAGTCGCTGGAGGCCTGGGTTGGCACCGAGCTGATCGACCGCTCCAGCTATCCCACCAGCCTGACCGACGCCGGCAAGGTGTTCTACGAACAGGCGCTGGCGATGCTGGCGCAGGTCAGCGAAACCCGCGCGTTGATGCGCGGCCAGCGGTCGGCCAACGCCCAGGTGCTTGAATTCGCGGTGCCGCACACGCTGTCGCTGACGTTCTTCCCCGAATGGCTCAAGGGCGTGGAGCGCAAGCTGGGCACGCTGCCATGCCGTCTGCGCGCGCTGAATGTCCACGATGCGGTGCTGATGCTGGTGGAAGGCGGCTGCGACCTGGTCATGGTCTATCACCACCCGCGCCAGGCGATCCAGCTCGATCCCGCGCACTACGACATGCTCGTGCTCGGCACCGAGCGCCTGTCGCCGTACAGCGTGCCCGACGCCACGGGCCGCCCGCTGTTCCGGCTGCCGGGCACCGACAAGAAGCCGGTGCCGTTCCTCAGCTACACGCCCAATGCGTTCCTGGGCCGGATGGTGGACATGCTGCTGGCCGAGTCCGCCGATTCGCTGAAGCTCGACAAATGCTACGAAACCGATATGGCTGAAGCGCTCAAGGTCATGGCCCTGGCGGGCCACGGCATGGCATTTCTGCCAGAAAGCGCGGTGCGCGAGGATGTCGCGGCCGGCCGGCTGGTGCGGGCCGAAGCGGCGCGCGGGCTGCCGCAATCGATCGACATGGAGATCCGGCTCTACCGCGAGCGGCCCGGCGAGAACGGCGAGCGGCGCGGCAGCCAGCTCAGGCGCAAGCGGCAGCTGGTGGACAAGGTATGGGCGGCGCTGGTTGCCCCGTCAACGCCGGGTTGA
- the gltK gene encoding glutamate/aspartate ABC transporter permease GltK: protein MAYEFDFSSINASTLHVLGEGMMVSLKITVTAVIVGIVWGTILAMMRLSSSKPLNWFAQGYVTLFRSIPLVMVLLWFFLIIPQLLQKVFNLNAASDLRMTSALIAFSLFEAAYYSEIIRAGIQSVSRGQMFAAQALGMTYGQTMRLVVLPQAFRNMVPLLLTQGIILFQDTSLVYVSALADFFGQAYGIGERDGRIVEMLLFAGLVYFIICFSASLLVKRYQKKVAV from the coding sequence ATGGCATACGAATTTGATTTCAGCTCGATCAACGCGTCGACGCTGCATGTGCTGGGCGAAGGCATGATGGTGTCGCTGAAGATCACCGTGACCGCGGTGATCGTCGGCATCGTCTGGGGCACCATCCTGGCGATGATGCGCCTGTCGTCGAGCAAGCCGCTGAACTGGTTTGCGCAGGGGTATGTGACGCTGTTCCGGTCTATCCCGCTGGTCATGGTGCTGTTGTGGTTCTTCCTGATCATCCCGCAGCTGCTGCAGAAGGTGTTCAACCTGAACGCGGCGTCGGACCTGCGCATGACATCCGCGCTGATCGCGTTCTCGCTGTTCGAGGCCGCGTACTACTCGGAAATCATCCGCGCCGGTATCCAGAGCGTGTCGCGCGGGCAGATGTTCGCCGCGCAGGCGCTGGGCATGACCTATGGCCAGACCATGCGCCTGGTGGTGCTGCCGCAGGCGTTCCGCAACATGGTGCCGCTGCTGCTGACGCAGGGCATCATCCTGTTCCAGGATACGTCGCTGGTCTACGTGAGCGCGCTGGCGGACTTCTTCGGCCAGGCCTACGGCATTGGCGAGCGTGACGGCCGTATCGTGGAGATGCTGCTGTTCGCCGGCCTCGTGTACTTCATCATTTGTTTCTCCGCTTCGCTGCTGGTCAAGCGTTATCAGAAAAAGGTGGCCGTATGA
- a CDS encoding cysteine dioxygenase: protein MAATLAQSARMVAAHVSASLPDADTLLASLPPGALEGSPDNYTRHLVYADPYERFSVMVLVWRPGQHSPVHGHRTWCAYRVLRGTLSERHYRWNPENRTATQVGAVTRETGDTFSVPAGLEHIHALGNDSSAVAVSLHIYGVDQDRIATGVNLLVDTIVS, encoded by the coding sequence ATGGCGGCCACGCTCGCCCAGAGCGCCCGCATGGTCGCTGCCCACGTGTCGGCCAGCCTGCCCGATGCCGATACGCTGCTGGCAAGCCTGCCGCCCGGCGCGCTGGAAGGCAGCCCCGACAACTACACGCGCCATCTGGTCTACGCCGACCCATACGAGCGTTTTTCGGTGATGGTGCTGGTCTGGCGCCCCGGCCAGCACAGCCCCGTGCACGGCCATCGCACCTGGTGCGCGTACCGGGTGCTGCGCGGCACGCTGTCCGAGCGGCACTACCGCTGGAACCCGGAAAATCGCACGGCCACGCAGGTTGGCGCCGTAACCCGCGAGACGGGCGACACGTTCAGCGTGCCCGCCGGCCTGGAGCATATCCACGCGCTGGGCAACGACAGCAGTGCCGTGGCCGTGTCGCTGCACATCTACGGCGTGGACCAGGACCGCATTGCCACCGGCGTCAACCTGCTGGTGGATACCATCGTCAGCTGA
- a CDS encoding class II glutamine amidotransferase, producing MCQLLGMNCATPTDVTFSFTGFAARGGVTDHHADGFGVAFFEDKACRLFIDNQSAGTSPVAELIKRYPIKSKNVISHIRKATQGTVLLENCHPFMRELWGRHWIFAHNGDLKGFTPFLSGVYQPVGDTDSELAFCTLMQGLRKRFPGSQPPLNELGHALADITRDITLHGVFNFLLCNGQALFAHCSTRLYYIVRQWPFSKAHLIDADLSIDFAQVTTPDDRVAVIATAPLTDNETWTQFAPGELIMFEDGRPTMTWTVPIPPEVQAKNAANTACT from the coding sequence ATGTGCCAGCTGCTAGGCATGAACTGCGCCACGCCCACCGACGTGACGTTTTCCTTTACCGGCTTCGCCGCCCGCGGCGGCGTGACAGACCATCATGCCGACGGGTTCGGCGTGGCGTTCTTCGAGGACAAGGCCTGCCGGCTGTTCATCGACAACCAGTCGGCCGGCACGTCGCCGGTGGCGGAACTGATCAAGCGCTACCCGATCAAGTCGAAAAACGTCATCTCCCATATCCGCAAGGCCACCCAGGGCACGGTGCTGCTGGAAAACTGCCACCCTTTCATGCGCGAGCTGTGGGGCCGGCACTGGATCTTTGCCCACAACGGCGACCTGAAGGGATTCACGCCGTTTCTGTCCGGCGTCTACCAGCCGGTGGGCGATACCGACAGCGAACTGGCGTTCTGCACGCTGATGCAGGGGCTGCGCAAGCGCTTTCCAGGATCGCAGCCGCCGCTCAACGAACTGGGCCACGCGCTGGCCGACATCACGCGCGACATCACGCTGCACGGCGTTTTCAACTTTTTGCTATGTAATGGCCAGGCACTGTTTGCGCACTGCTCCACACGGCTGTACTACATCGTGAGGCAGTGGCCGTTCTCGAAGGCGCATCTGATCGACGCGGACCTGTCGATCGATTTCGCGCAGGTCACCACGCCGGACGACCGCGTGGCCGTGATCGCCACCGCGCCGCTGACCGACAACGAGACGTGGACCCAGTTTGCGCCGGGCGAGCTGATCATGTTCGAGGACGGCAGGCCCACCATGACGTGGACGGTGCCAATTCCGCCCGAGGTGCAGGCGAAGAACGCGGCGAATACGGCTTGTACTTGA
- a CDS encoding ABC transporter permease has protein sequence MTTMSSLQAKRVQRVAPWVLLGACLLLWQGACLVFDVSDFILPSPSSIVASMVEYGGVIAGHAWRTFWTTMVGFGVAIVVGVVLGMLMGSSRLAYAATYPLMTAFNALPKAAFVPILVVWFGLGAGPAILTAFLISFFPIMVNIATGLATLEPELEDVLRVLGAKRRDVLLKVGLPRALPFFFASLKVAITLAFVGTTVSEMNAANEGIGYLLVSAGSAMKMPLAFAGLVVIAVMAMVMYELFAVLEKRMTGWAHRG, from the coding sequence ATGACGACGATGTCTTCTCTCCAGGCGAAGCGCGTGCAGCGCGTCGCCCCCTGGGTCCTGCTCGGTGCGTGCCTGCTGCTGTGGCAGGGCGCGTGCCTGGTCTTCGATGTGTCCGACTTCATCCTGCCCAGCCCGTCATCGATCGTGGCGTCGATGGTGGAGTACGGCGGCGTCATCGCCGGCCATGCGTGGCGCACGTTCTGGACCACCATGGTCGGGTTTGGCGTGGCCATTGTGGTGGGCGTGGTGCTGGGCATGCTGATGGGATCGTCGCGGCTGGCCTACGCGGCCACCTACCCGCTGATGACCGCGTTCAACGCGCTGCCCAAGGCGGCTTTCGTGCCGATCCTGGTGGTGTGGTTCGGCCTGGGCGCCGGCCCGGCCATCCTGACGGCCTTCCTCATCTCGTTCTTCCCGATCATGGTCAACATCGCCACGGGACTGGCCACGTTAGAACCGGAATTGGAGGATGTACTACGCGTGCTGGGCGCCAAACGGCGCGACGTGCTGCTCAAGGTTGGCCTGCCGCGCGCGTTGCCGTTCTTTTTCGCGTCGCTCAAGGTGGCCATCACTCTGGCGTTCGTGGGCACCACGGTGTCCGAAATGAACGCCGCCAACGAAGGCATCGGCTATCTGCTGGTGTCGGCCGGGTCGGCCATGAAGATGCCGCTGGCCTTTGCCGGGCTGGTGGTGATTGCCGTGATGGCGATGGTCATGTACGAGCTGTTCGCCGTGCTGGAAAAACGGATGACGGGCTGGGCGCACCGGGGCTGA
- a CDS encoding amino acid ABC transporter permease — MDYVFHWGVFLEQAASNETYLDWMISGLKVTIALGLSSWVIALVIGSVLGVLRTVPNRWLSGFAATYVEIFRNIPLLVQLFIWYFVGPELLPGGEAIKQMNPFTQQFLAAMICLGTFTAARVCEQVRSGINSLPRGQKNAGLAMGFTLAQTYRHVLLPMAFRVIVPPITSEFLNIFKNSAVASTIGLLELAAQGRQLVDYTARPYESFIAVTLLYALINFTVMFLMRWVERRTRVPGFIGGK; from the coding sequence ATGGATTACGTTTTTCACTGGGGAGTCTTCCTCGAGCAGGCCGCTTCCAACGAGACGTACCTGGACTGGATGATTTCCGGTCTGAAGGTCACGATCGCGCTGGGCCTGTCTTCGTGGGTGATCGCTCTCGTCATCGGCTCCGTGCTGGGTGTGCTCCGCACCGTGCCGAACAGGTGGCTGTCGGGGTTTGCGGCCACCTACGTCGAGATCTTCCGCAATATTCCGCTGCTGGTGCAGCTATTCATCTGGTACTTCGTCGGCCCCGAGCTGCTGCCCGGCGGCGAAGCCATCAAGCAGATGAACCCGTTCACCCAGCAGTTCCTGGCAGCCATGATCTGCCTGGGCACCTTCACGGCCGCCCGGGTTTGCGAACAGGTGCGCTCGGGTATCAATTCGCTGCCGCGCGGCCAGAAGAACGCCGGCCTGGCCATGGGTTTCACGCTGGCCCAGACGTACCGCCACGTGCTGCTGCCGATGGCGTTCCGCGTCATCGTGCCGCCGATCACGTCCGAATTCCTGAACATCTTCAAGAACTCGGCCGTGGCGTCGACGATCGGCCTGCTGGAACTGGCCGCGCAGGGCCGCCAGCTGGTGGACTACACCGCGCGCCCGTATGAATCGTTCATCGCGGTCACGCTGCTGTACGCCCTGATCAACTTCACGGTGATGTTCCTGATGCGCTGGGTGGAACGCCGTACCCGCGTGCCGGGCTTCATCGGCGGCAAGTAA
- a CDS encoding Glu/Leu/Phe/Val dehydrogenase, protein MSSAAPTQNVSNAHALPSYLNADNLGPWGIYLQQVDRVTPYLGSLARWVETLKRPKRALIVDVPIELDNGTIAHFEGYRVQHNLSRGPGKGGVRFHQDVTLSEVMALSAWMSVKNAAVNVPYGGAKGGIRVDPRTLSHAELERLTRRYTSEINLIIGPTKDIPAPDVNTNAQVMAWMMDTYSMNSGSTATGVVTGKPISLGGSLGRHEATGRGVFVVGSEAARNLGMEVKGARVAVQGFGNVGAVAAKLFHEAGAKVVAVQDHRTTLFDPAGLDIPAMMEYSSHSGTIEGYRAEVLKGDQFWEVDCDILIPAALEGQITAENAPKITAKLVIEGANGPTTPQADDILRERNILVCPDVIANAGGVTVSYFEWVQDFSSFFWTEEEINERLVRIMQEAFRAIWQVAQDNKVTLRTAAFIVACTRILQAREMRGLYP, encoded by the coding sequence ATGTCTTCCGCAGCACCGACGCAAAACGTCTCCAATGCTCACGCCCTGCCTTCGTACCTGAACGCCGACAACCTCGGCCCGTGGGGCATTTACCTGCAGCAAGTCGACCGTGTCACGCCTTACCTGGGTTCGCTGGCACGCTGGGTTGAAACCCTGAAGCGCCCGAAGCGCGCGCTGATCGTCGACGTACCCATCGAGCTGGACAACGGCACCATCGCCCACTTCGAAGGCTACCGGGTGCAGCACAACCTGTCGCGCGGCCCGGGCAAGGGCGGCGTGCGCTTCCACCAGGACGTGACGCTGTCCGAGGTGATGGCCCTGTCCGCGTGGATGTCGGTGAAAAACGCGGCCGTGAACGTGCCCTACGGCGGTGCCAAGGGCGGCATCCGCGTGGACCCGCGCACGCTGTCGCACGCCGAACTGGAACGCCTGACGCGCCGCTACACCAGCGAAATCAACCTGATCATCGGGCCGACCAAGGACATTCCGGCGCCGGACGTGAACACCAACGCCCAGGTCATGGCCTGGATGATGGACACCTACTCGATGAACTCGGGCAGCACCGCTACCGGCGTGGTGACCGGCAAGCCGATCTCGCTGGGCGGCTCGCTGGGTCGTCACGAGGCTACCGGCCGCGGCGTGTTCGTGGTTGGCTCGGAGGCCGCCCGCAACCTGGGCATGGAAGTCAAGGGCGCACGCGTGGCCGTGCAGGGCTTCGGCAACGTGGGTGCCGTGGCCGCCAAGCTGTTCCATGAGGCTGGCGCCAAGGTCGTGGCCGTGCAGGACCACCGCACCACGCTGTTCGACCCGGCCGGCCTGGATATCCCGGCGATGATGGAATATTCGTCGCACAGCGGCACCATCGAGGGCTACCGCGCCGAAGTGCTGAAGGGCGACCAGTTCTGGGAAGTCGACTGCGACATCCTGATCCCGGCCGCGCTGGAAGGCCAGATCACGGCCGAAAACGCGCCGAAGATCACGGCCAAGCTGGTGATCGAGGGCGCCAACGGCCCGACCACGCCGCAGGCCGACGACATCCTGCGCGAGCGCAATATCCTGGTCTGCCCGGACGTGATCGCCAACGCCGGCGGCGTGACGGTGTCCTATTTCGAGTGGGTGCAGGACTTCTCGAGCTTCTTCTGGACCGAGGAAGAAATCAACGAGCGCCTGGTACGGATCATGCAAGAAGCCTTCCGGGCGATCTGGCAGGTGGCCCAGGACAACAAGGTCACGCTGCGGACGGCCGCGTTCATCGTCGCCTGTACCCGCATCCTTCAGGCGCGCGAAATGCGCGGCCTGTATCCCTGA
- a CDS encoding Lrp/AsnC family transcriptional regulator — MDRYDRQILGILQEDASVPVADIGERVGLTSTPCWRRVQKLEESGVIRKRVALLDAAKLNVGVTVFVSIRTSQHNVKWLKTFHDLVASIPEVTEFYRMAGNTDYLLRVVVPDIAAYDAVYKKLIHGAELADVSSSFAMEQIKYTTALPLDYA, encoded by the coding sequence ATGGACCGTTACGACCGCCAGATCCTCGGCATCCTGCAGGAAGATGCCTCCGTACCCGTTGCCGATATCGGCGAGCGCGTCGGCCTGACCTCCACGCCCTGCTGGCGCCGGGTACAGAAGCTGGAGGAATCCGGCGTGATCCGCAAGCGCGTGGCGCTGCTGGACGCCGCGAAGCTCAACGTCGGCGTGACCGTCTTCGTCTCGATCCGTACCAGCCAGCACAACGTGAAATGGCTGAAGACCTTCCACGACCTCGTGGCGTCGATCCCCGAAGTCACCGAGTTCTATCGGATGGCCGGCAACACCGACTACCTGCTGCGTGTGGTGGTGCCCGATATCGCGGCCTACGACGCCGTGTACAAGAAGCTGATCCACGGCGCGGAACTGGCCGACGTCAGTTCCAGCTTCGCGATGGAGCAGATCAAGTACACGACGGCGCTGCCGCTGGACTACGCCTGA
- a CDS encoding amino acid ABC transporter ATP-binding protein, protein MIEINNVSKWYGAFQVLTDCTTKVAKGEVVVVCGPSGSGKSTLIKTVNALEPFQKGDILVDGTSVGNPKTNLPKLRSRVGMVFQNFELFPHLSITENLTIAQMKVLGRSKEEATAKGLKYLERVGLKSQASKYPGQLSGGQQQRVAIARALSMDPICMLFDEPTSALDPEMVNEVLDVMVQLAQEGMTMMCVTHEMGFARKVANRVIFMDAGKIVEDCAKEEFFGNIDTRSERARQFLSKILHH, encoded by the coding sequence ATGATCGAAATTAATAACGTTTCCAAGTGGTACGGCGCCTTCCAGGTGCTGACGGACTGCACCACAAAGGTTGCCAAGGGCGAAGTGGTGGTGGTGTGCGGCCCGTCGGGTTCGGGCAAGTCGACGCTGATCAAGACCGTCAACGCGCTGGAGCCGTTCCAGAAGGGCGACATCCTGGTCGACGGCACGTCGGTGGGCAACCCGAAGACCAACCTGCCCAAGCTGCGCTCGCGCGTGGGCATGGTGTTCCAGAACTTCGAACTGTTCCCGCACCTGTCGATCACCGAGAACCTGACCATCGCGCAGATGAAGGTGCTGGGCCGCTCGAAGGAAGAGGCGACCGCCAAGGGCCTGAAGTACCTGGAGCGCGTGGGCCTGAAGAGCCAGGCGTCGAAGTATCCTGGCCAGCTGTCGGGCGGCCAGCAGCAGCGCGTGGCCATTGCCCGGGCGCTGTCGATGGATCCGATCTGCATGCTGTTCGATGAACCGACGTCGGCGCTGGACCCGGAAATGGTGAACGAAGTGCTGGACGTGATGGTGCAGCTGGCGCAGGAAGGCATGACCATGATGTGCGTGACCCACGAAATGGGTTTCGCCCGCAAGGTGGCCAACCGCGTGATCTTCATGGACGCCGGCAAGATCGTCGAGGACTGCGCGAAGGAAGAGTTCTTCGGCAACATCGACACCCGCTCGGAACGCGCCCGCCAGTTCCTGTCGAAGATCCTGCATCACTGA